The following proteins are encoded in a genomic region of Deinococcus planocerae:
- a CDS encoding carbon-nitrogen hydrolase family protein, producing the protein MSVLRVAAAAYPVDFHPGWEAYAAKVTAWVEDAARQGARLLVFPEYASLELVSLLPPGLHHDIHGMRPALGTLLPEFLALHSGLARTHGVSIVAGSYPVAQGGGFVNRAFVFGPDGSHAWQDKLLMTRFEAEEWFIDPGAGVRVFELGLEDGTVTRFGVAICYDSEFPALARRLAEGGAELLVVPSFTAARSGYTRVRVGSMARALENQMYALHAPLIADADWTYAVEQASGRAALYAPADLGLPEDGLVAQGEWNTPGWLVADLDLGLPRRVRESGHVLNGRDRHAAQERAGEAELIRLATPTRA; encoded by the coding sequence ATGAGTGTCCTGCGTGTGGCGGCGGCGGCGTACCCGGTGGACTTCCACCCCGGCTGGGAAGCCTACGCCGCGAAGGTGACGGCCTGGGTGGAGGACGCGGCGCGGCAGGGCGCCCGGCTTCTGGTCTTCCCCGAGTACGCCTCCCTCGAACTCGTCAGCCTGCTGCCGCCGGGGCTGCACCACGACATCCACGGGATGCGGCCCGCCCTGGGGACCCTCCTGCCCGAGTTCCTGGCGCTGCACTCCGGCCTGGCGCGGACGCACGGGGTGAGCATCGTGGCCGGGAGCTACCCGGTCGCGCAGGGCGGGGGCTTCGTCAACCGCGCCTTCGTGTTCGGGCCGGACGGCTCGCACGCGTGGCAGGACAAGCTGCTGATGACCCGCTTCGAGGCGGAGGAGTGGTTCATCGACCCCGGCGCGGGCGTGCGCGTCTTCGAGCTGGGGCTGGAGGACGGAACAGTGACGCGCTTCGGCGTCGCCATCTGCTACGACAGCGAGTTCCCGGCGCTCGCTCGCCGCCTCGCCGAGGGGGGCGCCGAACTCCTCGTCGTGCCCTCCTTCACGGCGGCCCGCTCGGGCTACACCCGCGTGAGGGTCGGAAGCATGGCCCGCGCCCTGGAAAATCAGATGTACGCCCTCCACGCCCCCCTGATCGCCGACGCCGACTGGACCTACGCCGTCGAACAGGCGAGTGGCCGGGCCGCCCTCTACGCCCCCGCCGACCTGGGGCTCCCCGAAGACGGCCTCGTCGCCCAGGGCGAGTGGAACACGCCCGGCTGGCTCGTCGCCGACCTCGACCTGGGCCTCCCCCGCCGGGTGCGCGAGTCCGGCCACGTCCTGAACGGGCGCGACCGCCACGCCGCGCAGGAGCGCGCAGGCGAGGCCGAGCTGATCCGTCTCGCCACTCCCACCCGTGCCTGA
- a CDS encoding GNAT family N-acetyltransferase, with the protein MPEGPALTVRVLVAADASAYREVRLAGLRGDPLAFITTAGEYEARPLSEIAARLDPTSGVVNFGAFLEGSLVGILTVLRETRPALAHRTEIVGVSVLPVARGRGAGAALVEAGVAQARAWSGVTSLRLAVTETQHAARRLYERHGFRVWGTEPDAMHHGGRVYAQDHLWLSLNG; encoded by the coding sequence GTGCCTGAGGGTCCCGCCCTGACTGTCCGGGTCCTCGTCGCCGCAGACGCTTCCGCCTACCGGGAGGTCCGCCTCGCTGGCCTGCGGGGCGATCCCCTCGCCTTCATCACGACCGCCGGGGAATACGAGGCCCGGCCCCTCTCCGAGATCGCCGCGCGGCTCGACCCCACGTCCGGGGTCGTCAACTTCGGTGCATTTCTTGAGGGGTCGCTCGTCGGCATCCTGACCGTCCTGCGGGAGACGCGCCCGGCCCTCGCGCACCGGACGGAGATCGTGGGCGTGTCCGTCCTCCCCGTGGCGCGGGGACGGGGAGCGGGTGCGGCGCTGGTGGAGGCGGGCGTTGCCCAGGCCCGCGCGTGGTCGGGCGTGACCTCCCTCCGTCTCGCCGTGACGGAGACGCAGCACGCCGCCCGCCGCCTGTACGAGCGCCACGGCTTCCGGGTGTGGGGCACCGAGCCCGATGCGATGCACCACGGCGGACGGGTGTACGCGCAAGACCACCTGTGGCTCAGTTTGAACGGGTGA
- a CDS encoding ankyrin repeat domain-containing protein → MQDHPEKNPSPVSALDPETLSFLQDVLDLARRGDAEALAPLLDHGLPPNLCNGRGDSLLMLASYHGHLNAARLLLEHGADPELRNDQGQTPLLGAAFKGDVGMAELLLAHGADVESAGGDGKTALMMSAMFNRTDVVDLLLTRGADLHARDARGMSALDAARMMGAPDTAAQLEGRVGESR, encoded by the coding sequence ATGCAGGACCATCCCGAGAAGAACCCCTCGCCCGTGTCGGCGCTCGATCCCGAGACGCTCTCCTTCCTCCAGGACGTGCTCGACCTCGCGCGCCGGGGAGACGCCGAGGCGCTCGCACCCCTGCTCGACCACGGGCTGCCCCCCAACCTGTGCAACGGGCGGGGCGACAGCCTGCTCATGCTCGCCAGTTATCACGGCCACCTGAACGCCGCCCGCCTGCTGCTGGAACACGGCGCCGACCCCGAACTGCGCAACGACCAGGGGCAGACGCCGCTGCTCGGCGCCGCCTTCAAGGGCGACGTGGGGATGGCCGAGCTGCTCCTCGCGCACGGCGCCGACGTGGAGAGCGCGGGCGGGGACGGCAAGACGGCCCTGATGATGAGCGCCATGTTCAACCGCACGGACGTGGTGGACCTCCTCCTGACGCGCGGCGCCGACCTCCACGCGCGGGACGCCCGGGGAATGAGCGCCCTCGACGCGGCCCGGATGATGGGCGCCCCCGACACGGCGGCCCAGTTGGAGGGGCGGGTCGGGGAGTCCCGGTAG
- a CDS encoding YqhA family protein has translation MTTRPARSRSSESSKREYFSELIGRTRFVVLIAVIAVLLVAFSLFLQGTLLALVTIYETWRDTFTEGIGSQSGTLAVEFLEVVGTMLKAVVFYLIGVGLYSLFIKPLNLTSALGVESLSDLEQKVVSVVIVILGVTFLEHFIRWEDPQETLYFAGSLALAGGALVFFQRVHRGSGGDLQQPEAKLRARRELFENDSEQREIRETEVKRAERATEAKAQGRVDAAEGGE, from the coding sequence ATGACGACCCGCCCCGCGCGCTCCCGGTCCAGCGAATCTTCCAAGCGCGAGTATTTCAGCGAGCTGATCGGGCGCACCCGCTTCGTGGTGCTCATCGCCGTGATCGCCGTGCTGCTGGTGGCCTTCAGCCTCTTTCTCCAGGGCACGCTGCTCGCGCTGGTGACCATCTACGAGACGTGGCGCGACACCTTCACCGAGGGGATCGGCAGCCAGTCGGGCACGCTGGCGGTCGAGTTTCTGGAGGTCGTCGGCACCATGCTCAAGGCGGTCGTGTTCTACCTGATCGGGGTGGGGCTGTATTCGCTCTTTATCAAGCCGCTCAACCTCACCTCGGCGCTGGGCGTCGAGAGCCTGTCCGACCTGGAGCAAAAGGTCGTCTCGGTCGTCATCGTGATCCTGGGCGTGACCTTTTTAGAGCACTTCATCCGCTGGGAAGACCCCCAGGAGACGCTGTACTTCGCGGGGTCGCTCGCCCTGGCGGGGGGGGCGCTGGTGTTCTTCCAGCGGGTGCACCGGGGCTCGGGCGGCGACCTCCAGCAGCCCGAGGCCAAGCTGCGCGCCCGGCGCGAACTCTTCGAAAATGACAGCGAACAGCGCGAAATCCGCGAGACGGAAGTCAAACGCGCCGAGCGCGCCACCGAGGCCAAGGCGCAGGGCCGGGTGGACGCGGCGGAGGGCGGGGAGTAA
- a CDS encoding antibiotic biosynthesis monooxygenase family protein: MSAAPPLRVHYAEVRGEGAREQMEAFLAALPALPGFVGAELLGSPGQPGLVLVASRWAGEVPALPLPAGARGWEFGVLDRR; encoded by the coding sequence GTGAGCGCCGCGCCGCCCCTGCGCGTCCACTACGCCGAGGTCCGCGGCGAGGGGGCGCGGGAACAGATGGAAGCGTTCCTGGCCGCGCTTCCCGCCCTGCCGGGGTTCGTGGGTGCCGAACTGCTGGGGAGCCCGGGGCAGCCGGGCCTCGTCCTCGTGGCGAGCCGCTGGGCGGGGGAGGTCCCCGCGCTGCCCCTTCCGGCGGGGGCGCGGGGATGGGAGTTCGGGGTGCTGGACCGGCGGTGA
- a CDS encoding peptidoglycan DD-metalloendopeptidase family protein → MNFVLIRRSSRREAAPRAHVRRGLATLTLVVAGLASAATTYRVKPGDNLTLIARRAGVSVAALRAANPGLRDANNVQAGKTLTLPGRTVPESTHRVKSGENLTVIARRYGLSLAQLLRANPELDAGRALWTGARVRIPARNVAAGPPASRPGNRTPGATVRTASIRVDSTAPDTPTRNGWRWPVPGYKAITSDFGPRVLGGEREMHYGVDILAPQGTPVLAARPGRVIESRADFERGWGWTVVLEHQGGWITRYAHLSSTLVRAGERVAAGEPVGRVGNTGRSTGTHLHFGTYLRWDPKDPLTLYE, encoded by the coding sequence GTGAACTTCGTTCTCATCCGGCGCTCCTCCAGGCGTGAGGCGGCCCCGCGTGCCCACGTCCGGCGGGGTCTGGCCACCCTGACCCTGGTGGTCGCGGGTCTGGCGAGCGCCGCGACGACCTACCGGGTGAAACCCGGCGACAACCTGACGCTCATCGCGCGGCGGGCCGGAGTCAGCGTGGCCGCGCTGAGGGCCGCCAACCCGGGGCTGCGGGACGCGAACAACGTGCAGGCGGGCAAGACCCTGACCCTTCCTGGCCGCACCGTGCCGGAGAGCACCCACCGGGTCAAGAGCGGCGAGAACCTGACCGTCATCGCCCGCAGGTACGGCCTGAGTCTCGCGCAACTGCTGCGGGCCAACCCGGAGCTGGACGCCGGGCGGGCGCTGTGGACCGGGGCGAGGGTCCGTATTCCCGCCCGGAATGTGGCGGCGGGTCCCCCGGCTTCCCGCCCCGGCAACCGCACGCCCGGCGCGACGGTGCGTACGGCGTCCATCCGGGTCGACTCCACCGCGCCGGACACACCCACCAGAAACGGGTGGCGGTGGCCCGTGCCGGGGTACAAGGCGATCACGAGCGACTTCGGGCCGCGGGTGCTCGGCGGCGAGCGCGAGATGCACTACGGGGTGGACATCCTCGCGCCGCAGGGCACGCCCGTCCTCGCCGCGCGCCCTGGCCGGGTGATCGAGTCGCGGGCCGACTTCGAGCGCGGCTGGGGCTGGACGGTCGTGCTGGAGCACCAAGGCGGCTGGATCACCCGCTACGCGCACCTGAGTTCCACCCTCGTCCGCGCCGGGGAGCGGGTCGCCGCCGGGGAGCCCGTCGGGCGGGTGGGCAACACCGGGCGCTCCACGGGAACCCACCTCCACTTCGGCACCTACCTGCGCTGGGACCCCAAAGACCCCCTCACCCTCTACGAGTGA
- the truA gene encoding tRNA pseudouridine(38-40) synthase TruA, which produces MSERPAFSPPPGSARLRLTLAWDGSAFAGWQAQHNAPSVQETLHAACARVGGEGAARPVAAGRTDAGVHADAMPAHLDVPVGFRLPPDRLARALNAHLPPTVSVLEAFPAPEGFHARFSCTERRYTYRLLVSPQRHPLWAGRALHVPGPLDVEAMNGAASHLIGTHDFAAFATREDRQTVREVRALSVRPGSPVVGGRVWEVEVAGESFLRHMVRGLVGTLLLVGGGQLGPEEVSGILAGRRRADAGANVPAHGLTFTGASYAGFGGGE; this is translated from the coding sequence ATGAGCGAGCGGCCCGCCTTCTCCCCCCCGCCGGGCTCCGCGCGCCTGCGGCTGACGTTGGCGTGGGACGGGTCGGCCTTTGCCGGGTGGCAGGCCCAGCACAACGCCCCCAGCGTGCAGGAGACGCTGCACGCGGCCTGCGCGCGGGTGGGGGGAGAGGGCGCCGCCCGCCCCGTCGCCGCCGGGCGCACCGACGCCGGGGTCCACGCCGACGCCATGCCCGCCCACCTCGACGTGCCCGTGGGCTTCCGCCTTCCCCCGGATCGGCTCGCCCGCGCCCTGAACGCGCACCTGCCGCCCACCGTCTCCGTGCTAGAGGCTTTCCCCGCGCCGGAGGGCTTCCACGCCCGGTTCTCCTGCACCGAGCGGCGCTACACGTACCGGCTCCTCGTCTCGCCGCAGCGTCACCCGCTGTGGGCGGGTCGGGCGCTTCACGTCCCAGGCCCCCTCGACGTGGAGGCGATGAACGGGGCCGCCTCCCATTTGATCGGCACCCACGACTTCGCCGCCTTCGCCACCCGGGAGGACCGCCAGACCGTGCGGGAGGTGCGCGCCCTGAGCGTCCGGCCCGGCTCCCCGGTCGTGGGCGGGCGGGTGTGGGAGGTCGAGGTCGCGGGCGAGAGCTTCCTGCGCCACATGGTGCGCGGGCTGGTCGGCACGCTGCTCCTCGTCGGGGGCGGCCAGCTCGGGCCGGAGGAGGTCTCGGGCATCCTGGCGGGCCGCCGCCGCGCGGACGCCGGGGCGAACGTGCCCGCCCACGGCCTGACCTTCACGGGGGCGAGCTACGCGGGGTTCGGCGGGGGCGAGTGA
- a CDS encoding class I SAM-dependent methyltransferase, with the protein MDEIAAYYAQDREHDRLTRGSNRLEFERTRELLARFLPPPPATVLDVGGGTGPYARPLLEEGHAVHLLDAMPGHIERVRADPALAGLASATLGDARALPFPDGSADAVLLLGPLYHLTGEGDRVLALTEARRCLRPGGVVIAAAISRTASTVDGLLAGMDADERFRAMRNATLEGGVHQPPASAPGWFTTAYCHRPEELRREVGAAGFQEVDLYAVEGLGNVVPDFDALWADPVRRERLLDVIRRTERDPALFGVSAHLLAVGHSPPPNPA; encoded by the coding sequence ATGGACGAGATCGCGGCGTACTACGCGCAGGACCGGGAGCACGACCGCCTGACCCGCGGGAGCAACCGGCTGGAGTTCGAGCGGACGCGGGAACTCCTCGCGCGCTTCCTGCCGCCTCCGCCCGCCACGGTGCTCGACGTGGGCGGGGGCACCGGACCCTACGCCCGCCCGCTGCTGGAGGAGGGTCACGCGGTTCACCTGCTCGACGCGATGCCCGGGCACATCGAGCGGGTCCGGGCCGACCCCGCGCTGGCCGGGCTCGCCTCCGCCACGCTCGGGGACGCGCGGGCACTGCCCTTTCCGGACGGGAGCGCGGACGCCGTTTTGCTGCTCGGGCCGCTCTACCACCTGACGGGGGAGGGAGATCGGGTGCTCGCCCTCACCGAGGCGCGTCGGTGTCTGCGTCCGGGCGGGGTGGTCATCGCGGCGGCGATCAGCCGCACGGCGAGCACGGTGGACGGGCTCCTCGCGGGGATGGACGCCGACGAACGCTTCCGGGCAATGAGAAACGCGACACTGGAGGGAGGAGTCCATCAGCCCCCGGCCTCTGCCCCCGGCTGGTTCACCACCGCCTACTGCCACCGCCCCGAGGAGTTGCGGCGGGAGGTCGGGGCGGCGGGCTTTCAGGAAGTGGACCTCTACGCCGTGGAGGGGCTGGGGAACGTCGTGCCCGACTTCGACGCGCTGTGGGCGGACCCGGTACGGCGGGAACGGCTGCTCGACGTGATCCGCCGAACGGAGCGGGACCCCGCCCTTTTCGGCGTCAGCGCCCACCTCCTCGCCGTGGGTCACTCGCCCCCGCCGAACCCCGCGTAG
- the aguB gene encoding N-carbamoylputrescine amidase: MSDPVTLAVIQMHMTDRLEDNVSRAEAHVRDAARQGAQVVLLPELFENLYFCQVEREDYFGLAHPLEGHPFVGRFQNLARELGVVLPLSYFERAGQAHYNSLVCIDADGSVLGNYRKTHIPDGPGYEEKYYFNPGDTGFKVWPTRFGRVGVGICWDQWYPETARVMMLQGADFLLYPTAIGSEPAEVESPNTYQMWQRAMVGHAVSNSTYVGSSNRIGTERIGDVTQTYYGHSFITDYTGELVAEFGEEEEGALTHPLHLAEARRFRAGMGFFRDRRPDLYGALLTSDGVTRRG, from the coding sequence ATGTCTGACCCCGTGACCCTCGCCGTGATCCAGATGCACATGACCGACCGGCTGGAGGACAACGTGAGCCGCGCCGAGGCCCACGTCCGCGACGCCGCGCGGCAGGGAGCCCAGGTCGTGCTGCTGCCCGAACTCTTCGAGAACCTGTATTTCTGCCAGGTGGAGCGCGAGGACTACTTCGGGCTGGCGCACCCGCTGGAGGGCCACCCTTTCGTGGGACGCTTCCAGAACCTCGCCCGCGAACTCGGGGTGGTGCTGCCCCTCTCGTACTTCGAGCGGGCGGGGCAGGCGCACTACAACTCGCTCGTGTGCATCGACGCGGACGGCAGCGTGCTCGGCAACTACCGCAAGACCCACATCCCCGACGGCCCCGGCTACGAGGAGAAGTACTACTTCAACCCCGGCGACACCGGCTTCAAGGTGTGGCCCACCCGCTTCGGGCGCGTCGGCGTGGGCATCTGCTGGGACCAGTGGTACCCGGAAACCGCCCGGGTGATGATGCTCCAGGGGGCCGACTTCCTGCTCTACCCGACCGCCATCGGCTCGGAGCCTGCCGAGGTCGAGAGCCCGAATACCTACCAGATGTGGCAGCGGGCGATGGTGGGCCACGCGGTCAGCAACTCGACCTACGTGGGCTCATCCAACCGCATCGGCACCGAGCGCATCGGGGACGTGACCCAGACGTACTACGGGCACTCCTTCATCACCGACTACACGGGCGAGCTCGTGGCCGAGTTCGGCGAGGAGGAGGAAGGGGCGCTGACCCACCCCCTCCACCTCGCCGAGGCCCGGCGGTTCCGCGCGGGGATGGGCTTTTTCCGCGACCGCCGCCCCGACCTGTACGGCGCCCTCCTGACGAGCGACGGGGTGACGCGGCGGGGGTGA
- a CDS encoding GNAT family N-acetyltransferase, producing MDGRVIGLGDGYEARRISLEAYRDACKRLEDRIFGGNSLYAFDPPRKAPPPLGESFQWGVYHGDELIGWHHAHQKDERTVEMADTGILPEYQGKGLYTRLLPHLLDAFREAGYPLVTSRHRATNNRVIVPKLRAGFFLQGLSLYEGGVNVALTLSLDGGYREAMHVRSGFRQASGEVARRLGLGDVAGGAAEGQPVSVPLPAGTEPAFDLGDGYTVHPVSNEIYREVYAQLEHAAYDTATFDWGEVPRLPRPGVPTFAWLIAHGGEVVGWHSARGWDERTLYMSNTALLPGHRGRGLYTRLLPPLLGTFRAEGYTVVRSHHHTTNSAVLVPKLRTGFVIAGLEVNHHGVMAVLTHTFDPVYREYLDVRSGLRRPAGEVARRLGLSPQEPQLKEKSHV from the coding sequence GTGGACGGGCGGGTAATCGGGCTCGGGGACGGATACGAGGCGCGCAGGATCAGCCTGGAGGCGTACCGCGACGCCTGCAAGCGGCTGGAGGATCGCATCTTCGGCGGGAACTCGCTGTACGCTTTCGACCCGCCGAGGAAGGCGCCGCCCCCCCTGGGTGAGAGCTTCCAGTGGGGCGTCTACCACGGCGACGAGCTGATCGGCTGGCACCACGCCCACCAGAAAGACGAGCGGACGGTGGAGATGGCGGACACCGGGATTCTGCCGGAATATCAGGGGAAAGGGCTCTATACCCGGCTGCTGCCGCACCTCCTCGACGCCTTCCGCGAGGCGGGCTATCCCCTCGTGACCAGTCGCCACCGCGCGACCAACAACCGGGTGATCGTTCCCAAGCTGCGCGCCGGGTTCTTCCTCCAGGGGCTGAGCCTGTACGAGGGCGGGGTGAACGTGGCGCTGACGCTGAGCCTGGACGGTGGCTACCGGGAGGCGATGCACGTCCGCAGCGGCTTCCGGCAGGCGTCGGGCGAGGTGGCGCGGCGGCTGGGCCTCGGCGACGTGGCCGGGGGGGCGGCGGAGGGGCAGCCGGTGAGCGTGCCTCTTCCTGCCGGAACCGAGCCCGCCTTCGACCTTGGGGACGGATATACGGTCCACCCCGTCTCCAACGAGATTTACCGGGAAGTGTACGCGCAGTTGGAGCACGCGGCCTACGACACGGCGACCTTCGACTGGGGCGAGGTGCCGAGGCTGCCCCGGCCTGGTGTGCCGACCTTCGCGTGGCTGATCGCGCATGGCGGCGAGGTGGTGGGCTGGCACTCCGCCCGGGGGTGGGACGAGCGCACCCTCTATATGAGCAACACGGCCCTATTGCCGGGGCACCGGGGGCGCGGGCTGTACACCCGCCTGCTGCCGCCCCTACTCGGAACCTTCCGCGCCGAGGGCTACACCGTGGTCCGCAGCCACCACCACACCACCAACAGCGCCGTCCTCGTGCCCAAGCTGCGGACGGGCTTCGTGATCGCCGGGCTGGAGGTCAACCACCACGGGGTGATGGCCGTTCTGACCCACACTTTCGATCCCGTCTACCGCGAGTATCTCGACGTTCGCAGCGGCCTGCGCCGTCCCGCCGGGGAGGTGGCCCGCCGCCTCGGCCTGAGTCCACAGGAGCCGCAGCTCAAGGAGAAGAGCCATGTCTGA
- a CDS encoding agmatine deiminase family protein, giving the protein MRAVSTSRPASPTAAHLTPADPTPRESGLTMPPEWAPHAATWMSWPGDDELWFGHLEGVRAEFAELVRTIARFEPVHLLVRDEESEGDARRRLGEDVDVTFHRVPLDDVWIRDNGPIFVTREDRVTGDGSAQAPSPAAQPPSLSLINWKFNAWGGKFRWEQDDEVPEHVAAFLGLRHWDRPEVLEGGGLEVNGAGVGLTTRSCLLTPTRNPGLTEQGYAALLRGTLGVEKLLWLDAGLENDHTDGHIDTITRFTDERTIVTSVAEDPSDANHPVMAKNLADLRAMTDAQGRPFRIVELPLPVRRLEGAEGRLPPTYANFYVGNGFVVVPQYGDPNDERALEVLRPLFPGREVIGLSSRSIIEGGGSFHCMTQQQPVGEPWTGG; this is encoded by the coding sequence ATGCGCGCCGTGAGCACGTCCCGCCCTGCCTCTCCCACCGCCGCGCACCTGACGCCCGCAGACCCCACGCCGCGCGAGTCGGGCTTGACCATGCCGCCCGAGTGGGCCCCCCACGCCGCCACCTGGATGAGCTGGCCGGGGGACGACGAGCTGTGGTTCGGCCACCTGGAGGGCGTGCGCGCCGAGTTCGCGGAACTGGTGCGCACGATTGCCCGCTTCGAGCCCGTCCACCTCCTCGTGCGCGACGAGGAGAGCGAAGGGGACGCGAGGCGGCGGCTGGGTGAGGACGTGGACGTGACCTTCCACCGCGTCCCCCTCGACGACGTGTGGATTCGGGACAACGGGCCGATCTTTGTGACGCGTGAGGACCGGGTGACGGGGGACGGGTCGGCGCAAGCTCCCTCACCCGCCGCTCAGCCACCTTCACTCTCCCTCATCAACTGGAAATTCAACGCCTGGGGCGGCAAGTTCCGCTGGGAGCAGGACGACGAGGTGCCGGAGCACGTCGCCGCCTTCCTCGGCCTGAGGCACTGGGACCGCCCCGAGGTGCTGGAGGGCGGCGGCCTGGAGGTCAACGGCGCGGGCGTGGGCCTGACCACCCGCTCGTGCCTCCTGACGCCCACGCGCAACCCGGGGCTGACCGAGCAGGGGTACGCGGCCCTGCTGCGGGGCACCCTCGGGGTGGAGAAGCTGCTGTGGCTCGACGCCGGGCTGGAGAACGACCACACCGACGGGCACATCGACACCATCACCCGCTTCACCGACGAGCGCACCATCGTGACGAGCGTGGCGGAGGACCCCTCGGACGCCAACCACCCCGTCATGGCGAAGAACCTCGCGGACCTGCGGGCGATGACGGACGCCCAGGGGCGGCCCTTCCGCATCGTGGAGCTGCCCCTCCCGGTGAGGCGGCTGGAGGGCGCGGAGGGTCGCCTGCCGCCCACCTACGCGAACTTCTACGTCGGGAACGGCTTCGTCGTCGTGCCTCAGTACGGGGACCCCAACGACGAGCGGGCGCTGGAGGTGCTGCGTCCCCTCTTCCCCGGGCGCGAGGTCATCGGGCTGAGCAGCCGCTCCATCATTGAGGGCGGCGGAAGCTTCCACTGCATGACCCAGCAGCAGCCGGTGGGGGAGCCGTGGACGGGCGGGTAA
- a CDS encoding ribonuclease R family protein → MTQPLPDLTPAQRTEVELVARGKQEKSRALRELGQPETPEAAHALLLRLGLWPEARTPYADRLGAALTPVTLEVPDFPDEERLDLTHLATFAIDDEGNRDPDDAVGIEPLEGGLTRLWVHVADVAALVPPDSPLDLEARARGATLYLPDRTIGMLPDALVEKAGLGLSETSPAFSISLDLDADGNADAVDVQLTRVRVTRLTYTEAQARLEAGEEPFATLARLARASRELRESEGALSIDLPEVRVRADEAGAAVTPLPKPEMRAVVQECMTLAGWGAAIYADDHALPLPFATQDAPTRDVRGDSLNAHWARRKTLARTRFQPAPGPHHGMGLDLYAQATSPMRRYLDLVVHQQLRAALTGGEPLGGKEVAARVAQASLNADATRQAERLSRRHHTLRFIAAQPGREWEAVVVDRRGPQATLLIPDLALDLPLSTPAPVGTALKVRLGDVNLPALTVRVRPV, encoded by the coding sequence ATGACCCAACCCCTCCCCGACCTGACGCCCGCGCAACGCACCGAGGTGGAACTGGTGGCGCGCGGCAAGCAGGAGAAGTCCCGCGCGCTGCGTGAGCTGGGGCAACCCGAGACGCCCGAGGCCGCCCACGCGCTGCTGCTGCGCCTGGGGCTGTGGCCGGAGGCGCGGACGCCTTACGCCGACCGACTGGGGGCCGCGCTGACGCCCGTGACGCTGGAGGTGCCCGACTTCCCCGACGAGGAGCGGCTGGACCTCACCCACCTCGCCACCTTCGCCATCGACGACGAGGGCAACCGCGACCCGGACGACGCGGTGGGCATCGAGCCGCTGGAGGGGGGCCTGACCCGGCTGTGGGTCCACGTGGCGGACGTGGCGGCCCTCGTCCCGCCCGACAGCCCGCTCGACCTGGAGGCGCGGGCGCGGGGGGCGACCCTCTACCTCCCCGACCGGACGATTGGGATGCTGCCCGACGCCCTGGTCGAGAAGGCGGGCCTGGGCCTCTCGGAGACGAGCCCGGCCTTCTCGATCAGCCTCGACCTCGACGCGGACGGGAACGCGGACGCGGTGGACGTGCAACTGACTCGGGTGCGGGTCACCCGGCTGACGTACACCGAGGCGCAGGCGCGGCTGGAGGCGGGCGAGGAACCCTTCGCCACCCTCGCCCGGCTGGCCCGCGCGAGCCGGGAGCTGCGCGAGTCGGAAGGCGCCCTGAGCATCGACCTCCCCGAGGTGCGGGTGCGGGCGGACGAGGCGGGTGCCGCCGTGACGCCCCTCCCCAAGCCCGAGATGCGCGCCGTCGTGCAGGAGTGCATGACGCTGGCGGGGTGGGGGGCGGCGATCTACGCGGACGACCACGCCCTCCCCCTCCCCTTCGCCACCCAGGACGCGCCGACGCGGGACGTGCGGGGCGACTCCCTGAACGCCCACTGGGCGCGGCGCAAGACGCTGGCCCGCACCCGCTTCCAGCCCGCGCCGGGGCCCCATCACGGAATGGGCCTCGACCTCTATGCCCAGGCGACAAGCCCGATGCGGCGATATCTCGACCTCGTGGTTCACCAGCAACTCAGGGCGGCGCTGACGGGCGGCGAGCCCCTGGGCGGCAAGGAGGTCGCCGCCCGCGTCGCGCAGGCGAGCCTGAACGCGGACGCCACCCGGCAGGCCGAACGCCTCAGCCGCCGCCACCACACCCTGCGCTTCATCGCCGCGCAGCCGGGGCGCGAGTGGGAGGCGGTGGTGGTGGACCGCCGCGGCCCGCAGGCGACCCTGCTGATCCCGGACCTCGCCCTCGACCTGCCGCTGAGCACGCCCGCGCCCGTGGGTACGGCGCTCAAGGTGCGGCTGGGCGACGTGAATCTGCCCGCGCTGACGGTCCGGGTGCGCCCCGTCTGA
- a CDS encoding DUF2089 domain-containing protein — protein MPRPLPLPFPDETEAPLVMELRFPTSGVTVRGVFELNEFATLTPENLDFLRLYIRVRGNLKEVERVLGLSYPTVRARFDTLLRAIGYEPEAADPQAEVLASLERGEITPDEAARKLRR, from the coding sequence ATGCCCCGCCCCCTGCCCCTGCCCTTTCCCGACGAGACGGAAGCCCCGCTCGTCATGGAGCTGCGTTTTCCCACGAGCGGCGTCACCGTGCGCGGCGTGTTCGAGCTCAACGAGTTCGCCACCCTGACGCCCGAGAACCTCGATTTCCTGCGCCTGTACATCCGGGTGCGCGGCAACCTCAAGGAGGTCGAGCGGGTGCTGGGCCTGAGCTACCCCACCGTGCGCGCCCGCTTCGATACCCTGCTGCGCGCCATCGGCTACGAGCCGGAAGCCGCCGACCCCCAGGCCGAGGTGCTGGCGAGCCTGGAACGCGGCGAGATCACCCCGGACGAGGCGGCCAGGAAGCTGCGGCGGTGA